From the Blastocatellia bacterium genome, one window contains:
- a CDS encoding roadblock/LC7 domain-containing protein: protein FHVSRAHKTLLVRAGASEGLIYYQDGEIVHAVTQDQTGEPAFRQIINWQSNDYAVFTDEPPPTRTIFRDFDSLLSAATQPGSMSTPTTAATEQQQTQQEISEVIPDAPQPLHEAPVAESQPAEQLADEPPPAVIQQETSDSCGEIPSTKPEIPNVSDFESGISDFPQRGTKMPAFSSDDKRHIEELLMASDHLEGGLLLTVDGAILASSLPPHALSSSVLADAGSLFRMCQRLAEELGRGHHRQSFIQGDLGNIILSEVGDGSFLVFITNAKATLGLALLQARQRAQKVGHIMANYA from the coding sequence TTCCATGTGAGTCGCGCTCACAAAACACTGCTGGTGCGAGCCGGTGCAAGCGAGGGATTGATTTACTACCAAGACGGCGAAATCGTTCATGCTGTGACCCAGGATCAAACCGGTGAACCCGCTTTCCGTCAAATCATCAACTGGCAATCGAATGATTATGCTGTGTTCACCGATGAGCCGCCGCCGACTCGAACCATTTTTCGGGATTTCGACAGTCTGCTGAGCGCCGCTACGCAGCCCGGTTCCATGTCAACCCCGACGACAGCAGCCACTGAGCAACAGCAGACTCAACAGGAGATTTCAGAGGTCATACCTGATGCGCCCCAGCCCTTGCATGAGGCCCCGGTTGCTGAGTCTCAACCTGCTGAGCAGTTGGCCGACGAGCCGCCTCCGGCCGTCATACAACAAGAGACCTCGGACTCCTGCGGGGAAATCCCAAGCACGAAACCCGAAATCCCAAACGTTTCGGATTTCGAATCTGGGATTTCGGATTTCCCTCAAAGAGGGACCAAGATGCCTGCTTTCTCCAGCGATGACAAGCGTCACATCGAGGAGCTGCTCATGGCATCAGATCATCTGGAAGGCGGCTTGCTTTTGACTGTTGATGGCGCGATCCTAGCTTCAAGCCTACCGCCACACGCGCTTTCGTCCAGCGTATTGGCCGATGCCGGTTCGCTGTTCCGGATGTGTCAACGTCTGGCTGAGGAACTCGGTCGCGGCCATCACCGGCAATCTTTTATTCAAGGCGACCTAGGTAACATTATCCTTTCGGAGGTCGGCGACGGCTCTTTCCTGGTGTTTATTACCAATGCCAAAGCGACGCTTGGTCTGGCTCTGTTGCAAGCTCGGCAACGAGCGCAAAAGGTCGGTCACATCATGGCGAATTATGCGTGA